One Pseudonocardia sediminis DNA window includes the following coding sequences:
- a CDS encoding glycoside hydrolase family 3 N-terminal domain-containing protein has product MSSRLRSHPVTGRRRRRIGIGLSALVVGALGAGVGMTAMGTQVSPTASTSPAPAPAAPASPAAVPQAAPGLPDCTGMVNALSTRDRLAQRLMVGVDAADPAGAVTIVRDSQVGGVFLGGNETALLQNEKLEAVQKVSRTPLAVAVDDEGGRVQRIDDLDGELPSARSMAASKTPEQVTALAKDRAEKLRARGVTWNLAPDVDTSDQPKSDVIGDRSFSDDPAVVTRYALAWAQGQEAGGVYGMLKHFPGHGHSSGDSHKGAVSTPPLSELKQRDLLPYGDLVGAGRPLDGRTGVMVGHLDVPGLTKDVPSSLEPAVYELLRGEYRFDGVVMTDDLGAMKAITDRFGLAASTTKALAAGTDIALFSNVTKVAPLLDAAEKALEKGEITAADNDRAVARVLAAKGLCART; this is encoded by the coding sequence ATGTCCTCTCGCCTGCGCTCCCACCCCGTCACCGGCCGTCGACGTCGCCGTATCGGGATCGGCCTGTCCGCCCTGGTGGTGGGGGCACTCGGCGCCGGGGTGGGCATGACGGCGATGGGCACGCAGGTGAGCCCGACCGCCTCCACGTCACCGGCGCCGGCCCCGGCCGCACCCGCGAGCCCCGCCGCCGTGCCGCAGGCCGCGCCCGGGCTCCCGGACTGCACCGGGATGGTGAACGCGCTGTCGACGCGCGACCGTCTCGCCCAGCGTCTGATGGTCGGCGTCGACGCCGCCGACCCGGCCGGTGCCGTCACGATCGTGCGCGACTCGCAGGTCGGCGGCGTCTTCCTCGGTGGCAACGAGACCGCGCTGCTGCAGAACGAGAAGCTCGAGGCCGTGCAGAAGGTCAGCCGCACCCCGCTGGCCGTCGCCGTCGACGACGAGGGCGGGCGTGTGCAGCGCATCGACGACCTCGACGGCGAGCTGCCCAGCGCCCGGTCGATGGCCGCGTCGAAGACCCCGGAGCAGGTCACCGCACTGGCGAAGGACCGGGCCGAGAAGCTGCGCGCCCGCGGCGTCACCTGGAACCTGGCCCCGGACGTCGACACCTCCGACCAGCCGAAGAGCGACGTGATCGGCGACCGTTCGTTCTCCGACGACCCCGCCGTCGTCACCCGCTACGCCCTGGCCTGGGCGCAGGGCCAGGAGGCCGGCGGCGTCTACGGGATGCTCAAGCACTTCCCCGGCCACGGGCACTCCAGCGGCGACTCGCACAAGGGCGCCGTCAGCACCCCGCCGCTGTCCGAGCTGAAGCAGCGCGACCTGCTGCCGTACGGCGACCTCGTCGGCGCGGGCAGGCCCCTCGACGGGCGTACCGGCGTCATGGTGGGGCACCTCGACGTCCCCGGCCTGACGAAGGACGTGCCCAGCTCGCTGGAGCCGGCCGTCTACGAGCTGCTGCGCGGGGAGTACCGCTTCGACGGCGTCGTGATGACCGACGACCTCGGGGCGATGAAGGCCATCACCGACCGCTTCGGGTTGGCCGCGTCCACCACGAAGGCCCTCGCGGCGGGCACCGACATCGCGCTGTTCTCCAACGTCACGAAGGTCGCCCCGCTGCTCGACGCCGCGGAGAAGGCCCTGGAGAAGGGCGAGATCACCGCGGCCGACAACGACCGCGCCGTCGCCCGCGTCCTGGCCGCCAAGGGCCTCTGCGCCCGCACCTGA
- a CDS encoding 3-oxoacyl-ACP reductase family protein — MTAITDTHPDQKVAIVTGGARGIGAAITTELARAGVHVAAGYSSNSKAAEELAGKLGAEGASVSVHQGNVGEPDDCNRVVSEVLEQKGRVDYLINNAGITVDKTVRKLTVEDWHAVLRINLSGAFYMTKAVLDHMTGNGFGRIVNISSVIGQTGSVGQANYASSKAGLIGFSKSLAQEVASKGVTVNCVAPGYIETEMVAAVPEKVLNKLLANVPMGRLGQASEIARTVAFLVDDNAGYITGSVISVNGGLDM, encoded by the coding sequence ATGACCGCCATTACCGACACCCACCCCGACCAGAAGGTCGCCATCGTCACCGGTGGCGCCCGCGGGATCGGCGCCGCCATCACCACGGAGCTGGCCCGGGCCGGGGTGCACGTGGCGGCCGGCTACAGCTCGAACTCCAAGGCCGCCGAGGAGCTGGCCGGCAAGCTGGGCGCCGAGGGCGCCTCGGTGTCGGTACACCAGGGCAACGTCGGCGAGCCCGACGACTGCAACCGGGTGGTCTCCGAGGTGCTCGAGCAGAAGGGCCGCGTCGACTACCTGATCAACAACGCCGGCATCACGGTCGACAAGACGGTGCGCAAGCTGACCGTCGAGGACTGGCACGCGGTGCTGCGGATCAACCTCTCCGGCGCGTTCTACATGACCAAGGCCGTGCTGGACCACATGACCGGCAACGGGTTCGGCCGGATCGTCAACATCAGCTCGGTGATCGGGCAGACCGGGTCGGTCGGGCAGGCGAACTACGCCTCGTCCAAGGCCGGTCTGATCGGCTTCTCGAAGAGCCTGGCGCAGGAGGTGGCGTCCAAGGGCGTCACCGTCAACTGCGTGGCGCCCGGCTACATCGAGACCGAGATGGTCGCGGCGGTGCCGGAGAAGGTGCTGAACAAGCTCCTGGCCAACGTCCCGATGGGCCGCCTCGGCCAGGCCAGCGAGATCGCCCGCACGGTGGCGTTCCTGGTCGACGACAACGCCGGCTACATCACCGGCTCGGTCATCTCCGTCAACGGTGGCCTCGACATGTGA
- a CDS encoding carboxyl transferase domain-containing protein, with product MFSRIAIVNRGEPAMRLINAVREWNAERSDEPPLRTIALHTAVDRRSMYVREADEAVLIGPDDPDDMGPSPYLDHAELERALRASRADAVWPGWGFVSEKADFAQLCHDLGITFVGPSAEVMNQLGDKIAAKQLAESVGVPMAAWSGGPVADVEAAREAGEAIGYPLMVKATAGGGGRGIRYVAGPADLDEAFERASSEAGKTAGDATVFLERAVSGGRHVEVQVVADATGDVWTLGVRDCSVQRRNQKVIEESASTALDAEQEALLRRSAADMVRKAGYVNAGTVEFLYEPTEGLLSFLEVNTRLQVEHPVTEACTGVDIVKLQLHVAAGGTLAEAGAGGEDGGAPAGSGHAIEARLTAEDPEREFAPAPGRIEHLALPSGPGIRVDTGVAAGDVIPPQFDSMIAKVIAWGRDRSEARARLARALRQTATVIDGGSTNKAFLLDLLDRPEFVSGELETTWLDGMMAAGYTPPRRLDVALLATAVQSHDGHVARQQERLFTSAERGRPEVGYETWHQTDVTAAGQSYRLRVARTRNNRYRVELDGRTVDVDVERSGRFERRLTVGGTTYAVLSVAQDSDFIVEVDGAVHRISGGEAGIVRAPAPAMVVAIPVSAGDTVSEGDVVAVVESMKLETSLRAPFAGTVAELLVPANTQVEGGTKLIRLEPAEDADAPAAAETERSDLSAFGSDDEGSPADAAADALSALRSQVLGFDVDESQARPLLARLRTAREDLAEDDPAVLAGEMSVLRIFADLCALSRNRSETDDETGETDRNPQEYLYAYLRSRDVDADGLPESFQAKLRRAMGHYGISDVTSDPELGPALYRMFLAHRRASQQAPVVLDLLNWRLRHPRSLTGLPDATRDEYLRTLDELVVATQLRHPVVGDTARQVRYRAFDAPVVAAARQEVLAQVRATLDTLTENPDSADRPALIERLVASSEPILGVFGDRHNAALLEVMTRRYYRVRPLQGIELTEHAGRPLLQARYQHLGNDRTLFASVIDNNDPEGAMATAAELRRLVGELGEGRTALVDLYVTSTHADDGGDSDARAERVRAALGRVPGSALHRVAVAVRPNPRETVDDAAAEGPTWFTFRPNQDGELVEDRTLRGMHPLVADRLRLWRFSEFDLTRLPAAMDVHLFRATGKSVTADDRLVAMADVRELTVLRDEDGSIRSLPQLERALDACMDSLRAARSSDRALSRLSWNRIQLYVWPSVDVPLNELDSVVGRLAPRTAGLGLEQALVEFRAADPAALDGSNETRPLVLRMSRPAGSGLSVRLTEPPTEPMRELDAYDQKVLKARRRGAVYPYELVPLLTAPIDAGEGTFTEYDLDDAGAPVPVDRPYGNNAANFVLGTVTVPTQRYPDGMTRVVLLGDPTRALGAIAEPECRRVMAALELARRLDAPIEWFAVSAGAKIAMDSGTENMDWISRVLRGIIEFTQDGGELNVVVTGINVGAQPYWNAEATMLMHTRGILVMTPDSTMVLTGKQSLDYSGGVSAEDNFGIGGYDRIMGPNGQAQYWAPDLGGAVNVLLSHYAHTWTAPGERFPRPAPTSDPVDRDISPSPHSGPNCEFTTLGEIFAAETNGERKKPFDIRSVMRGVADSDHPTTERWADMHDADSVVALDAHLGGQPIAMIGIESRPIPRRGTLPVDGPAQFTAGTLFPRSSRKCARAINAASGNRPLVVLANLSGFDGSPESLRGLQLEYGAEIGRAIVNFDGPIVFCVVSRYHGGAFVVFSGTLNDNMEIAAVTGSYASVLGGAPAAAVVFAGEVNDRTAKDPRVTDLEARIAEATDAGREPDAASLRGELATLRPDVRSEKLGQVADEFDTKHSIERAQQVGSVDRIVTPEQLRPYLADAVQRGMHRTLDTIGDRS from the coding sequence ATGTTCTCGCGCATCGCCATCGTCAACCGCGGCGAGCCCGCCATGCGGCTCATCAACGCGGTCCGGGAGTGGAACGCCGAGAGGAGCGACGAGCCGCCGCTCCGCACCATCGCCCTGCACACGGCCGTCGACCGGCGGTCGATGTACGTCCGGGAGGCCGACGAGGCCGTCCTGATCGGACCGGACGACCCGGACGACATGGGCCCGAGCCCGTACCTCGACCACGCCGAGCTGGAGCGCGCGCTGCGTGCGAGCCGCGCCGACGCCGTCTGGCCCGGGTGGGGCTTCGTCTCGGAGAAGGCCGACTTCGCGCAGCTCTGCCACGACCTCGGGATCACGTTCGTGGGCCCGTCCGCCGAGGTCATGAACCAGCTCGGGGACAAGATCGCCGCCAAGCAGCTGGCCGAGTCGGTCGGCGTGCCGATGGCGGCGTGGTCCGGCGGCCCGGTCGCCGACGTCGAGGCCGCGCGCGAGGCGGGCGAGGCGATCGGCTACCCGCTGATGGTCAAGGCCACCGCGGGCGGGGGCGGGCGCGGCATCCGTTACGTCGCCGGCCCGGCCGACCTGGACGAGGCGTTCGAGCGCGCGTCCTCGGAGGCGGGCAAGACCGCCGGCGACGCGACCGTGTTCCTGGAGCGCGCCGTCTCCGGCGGGCGCCACGTGGAGGTCCAGGTCGTCGCGGACGCCACCGGTGACGTCTGGACACTCGGCGTCCGCGACTGCTCGGTGCAGCGCCGCAACCAGAAGGTGATCGAGGAGTCCGCGTCGACGGCGCTCGACGCCGAGCAGGAGGCGCTGCTGCGCCGTTCCGCGGCCGACATGGTGCGCAAGGCGGGCTACGTCAACGCCGGCACCGTCGAGTTCCTCTACGAGCCCACCGAAGGGCTGCTGTCCTTCCTCGAGGTCAACACCCGCCTGCAGGTCGAGCACCCGGTCACCGAGGCCTGCACCGGCGTCGACATCGTCAAGCTGCAGCTGCACGTGGCCGCCGGCGGCACGCTGGCCGAGGCCGGGGCGGGCGGGGAGGACGGCGGCGCACCGGCCGGCTCCGGGCACGCGATCGAGGCCCGCCTGACCGCCGAGGACCCGGAGCGCGAGTTCGCCCCGGCACCCGGGCGGATCGAGCACCTGGCGCTGCCCAGCGGACCCGGCATCCGGGTCGACACCGGCGTCGCCGCGGGCGACGTCATCCCGCCGCAGTTCGACTCGATGATCGCCAAGGTGATCGCCTGGGGCCGTGACCGGTCCGAGGCCCGCGCCCGGCTCGCCCGCGCGCTGCGCCAGACCGCCACCGTGATCGACGGCGGCAGCACCAACAAGGCGTTCCTGCTCGACCTGCTCGACCGCCCCGAGTTCGTCTCCGGCGAGCTCGAGACCACCTGGCTCGACGGCATGATGGCCGCCGGCTACACCCCGCCGCGGCGCCTGGACGTCGCGCTGCTGGCCACCGCCGTCCAGTCGCACGACGGGCACGTGGCGCGCCAGCAGGAGCGGCTGTTCACCTCCGCCGAGCGCGGGCGTCCCGAGGTCGGCTACGAGACCTGGCACCAGACCGACGTCACCGCGGCGGGCCAGTCCTACCGGCTGCGCGTCGCGCGCACCCGCAACAACCGCTACCGCGTCGAGCTCGACGGGCGCACCGTCGACGTCGACGTCGAGCGCTCCGGCCGCTTCGAGCGCCGGCTCACCGTCGGCGGCACCACCTACGCGGTGCTCTCGGTCGCGCAGGACTCCGACTTCATCGTCGAGGTCGACGGCGCGGTGCACCGGATCTCCGGCGGCGAGGCCGGCATCGTCCGCGCCCCGGCACCGGCGATGGTCGTGGCCATCCCGGTCTCGGCCGGTGACACCGTCTCCGAGGGCGACGTCGTCGCCGTCGTGGAGTCGATGAAGCTGGAGACGAGCCTGCGGGCGCCGTTCGCCGGCACCGTCGCCGAGCTGCTCGTCCCGGCGAACACCCAAGTCGAGGGCGGCACGAAGCTGATCCGCCTGGAGCCGGCCGAGGACGCCGACGCCCCGGCCGCCGCGGAGACCGAGCGCTCTGACCTGAGCGCGTTCGGATCCGACGACGAGGGCTCGCCGGCCGACGCGGCCGCGGACGCCCTGAGCGCGCTGCGCTCGCAGGTGCTCGGCTTCGACGTCGACGAGAGCCAGGCCCGCCCGCTGCTGGCCCGTCTGCGGACCGCGCGCGAGGACCTCGCCGAGGACGACCCGGCCGTGCTGGCCGGTGAGATGTCGGTCCTGCGGATCTTCGCCGACCTGTGCGCGCTGTCGCGCAACCGCAGCGAGACCGACGACGAGACCGGCGAGACCGACCGCAACCCGCAGGAGTACCTCTACGCCTACCTGCGCTCGCGCGACGTCGACGCCGACGGGCTGCCGGAGTCGTTCCAGGCCAAGCTGCGCCGGGCGATGGGGCACTACGGGATCTCGGACGTGACGTCCGACCCGGAGCTCGGCCCGGCCCTGTACCGGATGTTCCTGGCCCACCGCCGCGCGTCGCAGCAGGCGCCGGTCGTGCTGGACCTGCTGAACTGGCGTCTGCGCCACCCGCGGTCGCTGACCGGGCTGCCGGACGCGACCCGCGACGAGTACCTGCGGACCCTCGACGAGCTCGTCGTGGCCACGCAGCTGCGGCACCCGGTCGTCGGCGACACCGCCCGGCAGGTCCGCTACCGCGCGTTCGACGCGCCGGTCGTGGCGGCCGCGCGCCAGGAGGTCCTGGCCCAGGTCCGCGCCACCCTGGACACGCTGACCGAGAACCCGGACTCCGCCGACCGCCCCGCCCTGATCGAGCGCCTGGTCGCCAGCTCCGAGCCGATTCTGGGCGTGTTCGGCGACCGGCACAACGCCGCGCTGCTGGAGGTCATGACCCGGCGCTACTACCGGGTCCGGCCGCTGCAGGGCATCGAGCTCACCGAGCACGCCGGCCGTCCGCTGCTGCAGGCCCGCTACCAGCACCTGGGCAACGACCGCACGCTGTTCGCCTCGGTGATCGACAACAACGACCCCGAGGGCGCGATGGCCACCGCGGCCGAGCTGCGCCGCCTGGTCGGCGAGCTGGGCGAGGGCCGCACGGCCCTGGTGGACCTCTACGTCACCTCCACCCACGCCGACGACGGCGGCGACAGCGACGCCCGCGCCGAGCGGGTCCGCGCCGCGCTGGGCCGGGTGCCGGGCAGCGCGCTGCACCGGGTCGCGGTCGCGGTGCGACCCAACCCGCGCGAGACCGTCGACGACGCGGCCGCCGAGGGCCCGACGTGGTTCACCTTCCGTCCGAACCAGGACGGCGAGCTGGTCGAGGACCGCACGCTGCGGGGGATGCACCCGCTGGTGGCCGACCGGCTGCGGCTGTGGCGCTTCTCGGAGTTCGACCTGACGCGCCTGCCCGCGGCAATGGACGTGCACCTGTTCCGGGCGACCGGCAAGAGCGTCACCGCCGACGACCGGCTCGTCGCGATGGCCGACGTCCGCGAGCTCACCGTGCTGCGCGACGAGGACGGCTCGATCCGGTCGCTGCCGCAGCTCGAGCGCGCCCTGGACGCATGCATGGACAGCCTGCGTGCGGCGCGCTCCTCGGACCGGGCGCTGTCGCGGCTGTCCTGGAACCGGATCCAGCTCTACGTCTGGCCGTCGGTGGACGTGCCGCTGAACGAGCTCGACTCGGTCGTCGGGCGCCTGGCGCCGCGGACGGCGGGGCTGGGCCTGGAGCAGGCGCTGGTCGAGTTCCGCGCGGCGGACCCCGCCGCCCTGGACGGCTCGAACGAGACGCGGCCGCTGGTGCTGCGGATGTCGCGGCCGGCCGGGTCCGGGCTCAGCGTGCGGCTCACCGAGCCGCCGACCGAGCCGATGCGCGAGCTCGACGCCTACGACCAGAAGGTGCTCAAGGCCCGTCGCCGCGGCGCGGTGTACCCCTACGAGCTGGTCCCGCTGCTCACGGCGCCGATCGACGCCGGCGAGGGCACGTTCACCGAGTACGACCTCGACGACGCCGGCGCGCCGGTCCCCGTCGACCGGCCCTACGGCAACAACGCGGCGAACTTCGTCCTCGGCACCGTCACGGTCCCGACGCAGCGCTACCCCGACGGCATGACCCGCGTCGTGCTGCTCGGTGACCCGACCCGGGCGCTCGGTGCGATCGCCGAGCCCGAGTGCCGCCGGGTGATGGCCGCGCTGGAGCTGGCGCGCCGCCTGGACGCGCCGATCGAGTGGTTCGCCGTCTCGGCCGGGGCCAAGATCGCGATGGACTCCGGCACCGAGAACATGGACTGGATCTCCCGGGTGCTGCGCGGGATCATCGAGTTCACCCAGGACGGCGGGGAGCTCAACGTCGTCGTCACCGGCATCAACGTGGGCGCCCAGCCGTACTGGAACGCCGAGGCCACGATGCTGATGCACACCCGCGGCATCCTGGTGATGACCCCGGACTCGACGATGGTGCTCACCGGCAAGCAGTCCCTGGACTACTCCGGCGGCGTCTCGGCCGAGGACAACTTCGGCATCGGCGGCTACGACCGGATCATGGGGCCGAACGGCCAGGCGCAGTACTGGGCGCCGGACCTGGGCGGCGCGGTGAACGTGCTGCTGAGCCACTACGCCCACACCTGGACCGCGCCCGGCGAGCGGTTCCCGCGCCCGGCACCGACGAGCGACCCGGTCGATCGCGACATCTCGCCGTCGCCGCACTCCGGGCCGAACTGCGAGTTCACCACCCTCGGCGAGATCTTCGCGGCGGAGACGAACGGCGAGCGCAAGAAGCCGTTCGACATCCGTTCGGTGATGCGCGGCGTCGCCGACTCCGACCACCCGACCACCGAGCGCTGGGCCGACATGCACGACGCCGACTCCGTCGTCGCGCTCGACGCCCACCTGGGCGGGCAGCCGATCGCGATGATCGGCATCGAGTCCCGCCCGATCCCGCGACGCGGGACGCTGCCGGTGGACGGGCCCGCCCAGTTCACCGCGGGCACGCTGTTCCCGCGCTCGTCGCGCAAGTGCGCCCGGGCGATCAACGCGGCCAGCGGCAACCGGCCCCTGGTGGTGCTGGCGAACCTGTCCGGGTTCGACGGCTCCCCGGAGTCGCTGCGCGGACTGCAGCTGGAGTACGGCGCGGAGATCGGACGGGCGATCGTCAACTTCGACGGCCCGATCGTGTTCTGCGTGGTCTCGCGCTACCACGGCGGCGCGTTCGTGGTGTTCTCCGGGACGCTCAACGACAACATGGAGATCGCCGCCGTCACCGGCTCGTACGCCTCGGTGCTCGGTGGCGCGCCCGCCGCGGCCGTCGTGTTCGCCGGCGAGGTGAACGACCGCACCGCCAAGGACCCCCGGGTCACCGACCTGGAGGCCCGCATCGCCGAGGCGACCGACGCCGGGCGCGAGCCCGACGCGGCCTCCCTGCGCGGTGAGCTGGCCACCCTCCGGCCGGACGTCCGGTCGGAGAAGCTCGGCCAGGTCGCCGACGAGTTCGACACGAAGCACTCCATCGAGCGGGCCCAGCAGGTCGGCTCCGTGGACCGGATCGTCACCCCCGAACAGCTGCGGCCCTACCTGGCCGACGCCGTTCAGCGGGGCATGCACCGCACTCTCGACACGATCGGAGATCGTTCATGA